TACAGAGGACTTCTCAAAAATGGCGGCTATTGCACCGAATGAGGAATCGTATTTCAGAACAGGTATTTTTAAACACGCAAAAAGCCGTATTGTATGGCTTTTGATACTTATGATAAGTGCAACGATTACACAGATTATAACGAATAGGTACGAAGCCGCATTTGCGGCAGTACCGCTTTTGGTTTCGTTTATGCCTATGATAATGGATACCGGCGGTAACTGCGGCGCACAAAGTTCTACTCTTATAATCAGAGGTATTGCACTTGATGAAATTCATTTTTCGGACTTTTTTAAAGTGGTGTTCAAGGAATTTAGAATTTCTATTATAGTCAGTTCGGTATTGGCGGTGGTAAACGGTGTGCGAATTTATATAATGTATCAGCATAAATGCGATTATCCGTTTATGCTTGCACTGACGATTGCATTGTCAATTATCGCAACAGTTATTTTGTCAAAGGTTATAGGTTCAATGTTGCCTATGCTTGCAAAAAAATGCCGACTTGACCCGGCGATTATGGCGACACCGCTTATAACAACAATAGTGGACTGTTGTTCGCTGTTCTTGTATTTTAATATTGCAACGATAGTGTTTTCACATATTGGGATTTTGTAATTATAAAGAGTGCCTATGCACTCTTTATTTAATAGAAAAAAGTAGAAGGAAAAATTATGTTGGTACGCAGAGCAGAAATAAAAGATATTGAGAAAATAAACGAATTGTTATTGCAGGTAGCTATGGTACACCACTATGGCAGACCTGATTTGTTCAAGGCGAATTGCCGTAAGTATAAAAATGACGAGCTTGTTGAAATCATAAAAGACGATAACCGTCCGATATTCGTTGCAGAAGATGACGGAGTTGTTATAGGTTACGCATTTTGCGTGATAACCGACCGTAAAGATGATAACGTTTTGACAGATATGAAGAATTTGTATATAGATGATTTGTGCGTTGATGAAAATATGAGAGATAAACACGTTGGTACTGTCATTTATGATTATGTCAAGAAGTATGCAAAGGAAATCGGCTGTTATAACTTGACGTTAAATGTTTGGAGCTGTAATGAATCGGCTCAAAAATTCTATGAAAAACAAGGTCTGAAACCTCAAAAAACAACTATGGAAATGATTTTGTAATAAGGGAACACAGCACGGATTCAGAAGTAACAATATGAGTTGCTGATGTTAATGGTACGAACACGTTATTGGATATTTACAGTTACTATGTCGAACAGACCTCCATATGACTGTTAATTGCCGACTGTTGAGAAATTCACCGTCTTGTTGCGGAACTAAACGGCAAAACAGTAGGTTATGAGCAAATGGGTTATAGATTAGTCTGAAAAATTGAGCAGTGCGGGTTTGAGTTTAACCGTTGGTTTAATACGATTATTATAGATAAAATAATCAATGAACCGATCAAGGAGAAAAAATATTAAGAAGTTCGATAAAGTACGAAGAAAATTCGGATTTAAAAAAGCAAGGCACTCTGCCTTGCTTTTTGTTTAATCTGTAATAACAACAGGTTTTGAAATACCGCCGTTACCGTCTGCTTTGGTGCTGTTTACGATAACCACAATATCGGCATCACCGTTTACGTCAGAAACATTTATTTCAACTTTACGTCCCCATTGGCAATCGCCTTTGAATTTCTGCTCGCCGTTTACGAAAACTTCAACTTCATTGCCTGTAAGTTCTCTGAACACAATGAAATTATCGTTTTCATTAATATTAACGGTAGTTTTGTAAAGCCCGTATCCGGTTACGTTTTTAAATTTATCGTCGTATCCGCTGCCAACCGACACGATGCCCCAAGTATTCATATCGTGGTCCTCAATTTTAACATTCGGATCAGGTCGTGTTTCTGATAAATCAACCGCTTGACGCCATTTTGCAATATATTTTTCATTCACTGACGGAATAAATATTTTTTTATTTTCGTTTGCAACTGATTTTACGGTAGCCGTTGCACTTTCAAGTCCGTCCGACGCTGCAGTAACTGTAACATTTTCCGCACCGTCCGATTGCTTAACTATTACTTGACACAAACCGTTAAACAGGTGTCTTTCTTCGGCTTTGTCGGCTTCGTGAGAATTAGGATCGCCGTTTCCGACACCGATTATTTCGCCGCCGTCGGCAGTGAATTTTATAAGATTATCGGCGGTCGGTACACTTACACCGTTTTCGTCAACAACTGAAATATTGAATATTACTGCGTCATCGCAACTGTCATATACAAATTCATTTTGCGGAGTGATAATGATTTTTTTTGCCGCATTTGCGGTTGAAACTTCGTCACTGCAAACCTCTTTGCTGTCAATATATCCGACCATTTTAAGAGTACCTTTTTCAAACGGAACAAACCAATCCGCCATATCGTACTTATCAACGTTCTTTTTGCCGAGCGATTTGCCGTTTAAGAAAAGTTCAGCCTCACTGCAATTAGTGTGCGTCATAACACGCACTTCTTCACCGTCCGCAAAATTCCAGTGGGGAAGAATGTGAATCATCGGCTCATCTGTAAAGAATGCTTTGTTAAGATAAAAAGCGTCTTTTTTGAAACCGCAAGTATCCATGATGCCAAATTGAGTGCCGATTGACGGCCATTCAAACGGAGTCGGCTCACCGCGATAGTCAAAGCCTGTCCATATGAAAAGTCCCATAATATGCGGACGAGTATCGACTTGCTTGAAACCGTCACGATATGTATTGCCCCAAGGAGCGGCTTCACTGTCGTAACAGTCGATAATATTCTTGCTGTGGTCGGTCTTGTAAACACCGCGAGTTTGAAAAGCACTGTCGTTTTCGCTGCCCAACATCGGCATATCGGGGTACTTTTCTCTGAAGTCGTCATAAGTATGGGTGATATAGTTAAAGCCGGTCATATCAAGAATATCGCAAGCACCGCCGTCGGTTGTGACGCCTGTATTCATAGCACCCACAAGAAAACGGGTGGCGTCAAGTTTTTTTATTTCGCATTGAAGTCTTTCGGCAAGCTTTCTGCCTGTCGGAGTGCCTTGAAGCGGTTCTTCGTTAAACAGCGAGTACATAACGACAGATGGGTGATTTCGGTCACGCATAACCATATCCTGCACTTGCTTGATACCGTCGGCACTTGAATTAAAGTTACGGTTTTCGTCCATGACAAGAATACCGTATTTGTCACAATAATCGAGTATTTCTGGATTAGGGTTGCCGTGAGCACAACGGTACGCATTTGAACCCATTTCTTTTAAAAGCTTAATTCTGTATTCGTTCACGCTGTCAGGAACGGCAACACCGACACCTGCGTGGTCTTGATGGTTGCAAGTACCGTACAGCGGAACGTGTCTGCCGTTAAGGAAGAAGCCGTTGTCTTTGTTAATAGCGATTGTACGGAAACCAAATGTATTTTTTTGACTGTCGACAAGACTGTCGTTTTCATAAAGTTCACTGACCATTGTGTATAGGTTAGGCGCATCAATGTCCCATAAAAGCGGGCTGTATGTCAAAATACTTTGATTGACTTCGATTTTATTGCCGCCGGCAACCGAGAATTCTTTTTCATCTTTGCCGACAATATTATCTTCTTTGTCGAGTATATATGTTTTTAATCTGAAATTTTTGTTTTCATAAGACGAATTTTCAATCGTTGTATCTGTAGCCGCGTCCCATACGTCAACTGTTTTTCTTATAGGGTGAACAAACACACCCCAATGTGCGATATGTAACTTGTTTTTCTTGTACAGATTGACGTGACGGTATATGCCTGCTCCCTCATACCACCAACCTTCAATTTGTGTCGCGTCAACAAACACGACAAGGTCGTTTACTTGGTCGCCGTAAAGTGCCATATCTGTCGCATCAACGACAAATGAATTGTAACCGCAGAAATTTCTGCCGATAACGGAGCCGTTTAGATAAACTGTTGCATAGGAAGAAATACCCTCAAATTCGATTAAAATTTGCTTATCTCTGTCACTTTCATCAAGACGAAATCTCTTTGAATACCACGCTTTACCGCGTTTTTTGTATCCTTGCGACGGTCCCCATTTTTCTTCAAATTCATTGTATACCGCCCAGTCGTGCGGTAGGTTTACGGTTTCCCAATCGCTTTTGTCAAAATCCGGTGACGCCGCACCGATTGCACCGCCGGCTTTGGCTGCCATATAACATTCTGTATGTGTTTTTGTTTCCGGAAGTTCAAAATCACCGTTGTAGAACTTCCAATCTCTGTCTAAACTGAATTTATCCATAATATGCTCCTTTTTGTATTTTAATACCGCAAATGCCACCCCTCAGTCGGCTTTGCCGACTGAGGGGTGGTTTAACTAAAACTGATATTACCTTAATTATACCGTCAAAAATAAATATTATCAAGACATATTGACAAAAAAATAAATGTGTAATATAATAACTACAGATGAGATTAGATTAGACGAGAATAAATTTATATTGATATTTCTATGTCTTTTTCTAATACAAGAAAAAGGCTTTTTTGTTTTCACAGAAAAGCCGCCTTAATAAAAATAAGAAAGGCGGGGATTTGATGTTTAATTTAACCGTAGATGAAGTAAAAGAATTGTCAAAAAATTACAATATGATACCGTTGACGATTGAATGTTATGCCGATATGGATACGCCGATAAGCGTGTTCAAGCGTATGCAGACAGAGAAGGATTGTTTCTTGCTTGAAAGTATCGGTCAAAACCACGTTACAGCAAGATTTTCATTTATAGGAAGAAATCCGTTTATCAGTTTTAAAAGTCTTAACGATGAAATAACAATTTCAGATTACACAGGAAAAACAAATACATATAAAGGCAAACCGATGGAGGAGCTTGAAAAGCTTATTGAAAAGTACAAAGCACCGAAACTTGAAAATATACCGTCATTTAACGGCGGTGCGGTAGGTTTTTTTGCGTATGACATTATACGTCAGTATGAACATTTGTCGAACATAAATCAAGACGATTTGCATTTACCTGATATGCACTTTATGTTGATGGACGAGATAATCGCGTTCGACCATATGCGTCAAAAGATTGTTATAATAGTAAATATTCACGCAGAGGGTGATATTGAAAATCAGTACAAAAAGGCAACAGGCAGATTACTTGACATTCAGCAGGAAATGACGGACCTTTCGGGACTTATGAAAAAAGAAAAGCGCGAATATCGTTCTTCTTCAAAGATGGTTTCAAATATGACGAAAGAAGAATTTTGTGCGAACGTTGAAAAGGCGAAAGAGTACATCAAAAACGGCGATATATTCCAAGTTGTGCTTTCACAGAGATTTACAGTTGAAACGAATGTAAGTCCGTTCAATACATACAGGGCACTAAGACTTATCAATCCGTCACCTTATATGTACTATTTGAATTTCGGAGATTATCAGATTGCAGGTGCGTCACCTGAAATGCTTGTGAGAGTTGAAAACGGAGTTGTTCAGACAGGACCTATCGCAGGCACACGTCCGAGAGGTAAGACTGTTGAGGAAGATATGGCACTTGAAAAGGAGCTTTTGGCTGACAAAAAGGAAATTGCGGAACATACAATGCTTGTTGATTTGGGCAGAAACGATATAGGCAGAGTCAGCGAGTTTGGCTCGGTAAAGGTTACGCGATTTAAGTATGTGGAGCGTTTTTCACACGTTATGCACATTATAACAGACGTTGAAGGTAAATTAAGAAGTGACAAAACTTGTTTTGACGCACTTGGTTCAACACTTCCTGCAGGAACACTTTCGGGTGCACCGAAAATCCGTGCAATGGAAATCATTGATGAACTTGAAAAAACGAAACGTTCAACATACGGCGGTGCAATCGGTTACATTAGCTTTAACGGCAACTTTGACAGCTGTATAACAATTCGTACAGGAGTATTCAAGGACGGCAAGGCATATATCCAAGCCGGCGGAGGAATTGTTTACGATTCTATTCCTGAAAATGAGTATCAGGAGTCGATAAACAAAGCGTCGGCGGTGCTTAGAGCGATTGAGGAGGCAGGTGACATAGTATGATTATAATGATTGATAACTACGATTCATTTACATATAACTTGTACCAATATATCGGTACGATAAATCCCGATATAGAGGTGTATCGAAACGATAAAATAACGGTTGAAGAAGTGCTTGAAAAAAAGCCGAGTCATATTATTTTGTCACCGGGTCCGGGATTTCCGATTGATGCGGGAATATGCGTGGATTTGATTAAGAAAGCGGGAGATATTCCGATTTTGGGAGTGTGTC
This portion of the Hominilimicola fabiformis genome encodes:
- a CDS encoding GNAT family N-acetyltransferase, with product MLVRRAEIKDIEKINELLLQVAMVHHYGRPDLFKANCRKYKNDELVEIIKDDNRPIFVAEDDGVVIGYAFCVITDRKDDNVLTDMKNLYIDDLCVDENMRDKHVGTVIYDYVKKYAKEIGCYNLTLNVWSCNESAQKFYEKQGLKPQKTTMEMIL
- the trpE gene encoding anthranilate synthase component I, producing MFNLTVDEVKELSKNYNMIPLTIECYADMDTPISVFKRMQTEKDCFLLESIGQNHVTARFSFIGRNPFISFKSLNDEITISDYTGKTNTYKGKPMEELEKLIEKYKAPKLENIPSFNGGAVGFFAYDIIRQYEHLSNINQDDLHLPDMHFMLMDEIIAFDHMRQKIVIIVNIHAEGDIENQYKKATGRLLDIQQEMTDLSGLMKKEKREYRSSSKMVSNMTKEEFCANVEKAKEYIKNGDIFQVVLSQRFTVETNVSPFNTYRALRLINPSPYMYYLNFGDYQIAGASPEMLVRVENGVVQTGPIAGTRPRGKTVEEDMALEKELLADKKEIAEHTMLVDLGRNDIGRVSEFGSVKVTRFKYVERFSHVMHIITDVEGKLRSDKTCFDALGSTLPAGTLSGAPKIRAMEIIDELEKTKRSTYGGAIGYISFNGNFDSCITIRTGVFKDGKAYIQAGGGIVYDSIPENEYQESINKASAVLRAIEEAGDIV
- the galA gene encoding beta-galactosidase GalA codes for the protein MDKFSLDRDWKFYNGDFELPETKTHTECYMAAKAGGAIGAASPDFDKSDWETVNLPHDWAVYNEFEEKWGPSQGYKKRGKAWYSKRFRLDESDRDKQILIEFEGISSYATVYLNGSVIGRNFCGYNSFVVDATDMALYGDQVNDLVVFVDATQIEGWWYEGAGIYRHVNLYKKNKLHIAHWGVFVHPIRKTVDVWDAATDTTIENSSYENKNFRLKTYILDKEDNIVGKDEKEFSVAGGNKIEVNQSILTYSPLLWDIDAPNLYTMVSELYENDSLVDSQKNTFGFRTIAINKDNGFFLNGRHVPLYGTCNHQDHAGVGVAVPDSVNEYRIKLLKEMGSNAYRCAHGNPNPEILDYCDKYGILVMDENRNFNSSADGIKQVQDMVMRDRNHPSVVMYSLFNEEPLQGTPTGRKLAERLQCEIKKLDATRFLVGAMNTGVTTDGGACDILDMTGFNYITHTYDDFREKYPDMPMLGSENDSAFQTRGVYKTDHSKNIIDCYDSEAAPWGNTYRDGFKQVDTRPHIMGLFIWTGFDYRGEPTPFEWPSIGTQFGIMDTCGFKKDAFYLNKAFFTDEPMIHILPHWNFADGEEVRVMTHTNCSEAELFLNGKSLGKKNVDKYDMADWFVPFEKGTLKMVGYIDSKEVCSDEVSTANAAKKIIITPQNEFVYDSCDDAVIFNISVVDENGVSVPTADNLIKFTADGGEIIGVGNGDPNSHEADKAEERHLFNGLCQVIVKQSDGAENVTVTAASDGLESATATVKSVANENKKIFIPSVNEKYIAKWRQAVDLSETRPDPNVKIEDHDMNTWGIVSVGSGYDDKFKNVTGYGLYKTTVNINENDNFIVFRELTGNEVEVFVNGEQKFKGDCQWGRKVEINVSDVNGDADIVVIVNSTKADGNGGISKPVVITD